A portion of the Flavobacterium limnophilum genome contains these proteins:
- a CDS encoding sterol desaturase family protein, translating into MISFLIFLATYLLMECVTWCTHKYVMHGFLWYLHEDHHQPKYAHVFERNDLFFVIFAIPSILLFYFGAEAGFDYRFFIGLGIFAYGLSYFIVHDIIIHQRLKLFKNTKNKYLIALRKGHKVHHKHLGKEHGECFGMLFVPFKYFKI; encoded by the coding sequence ATGATATCTTTCTTGATTTTTTTAGCCACTTATTTACTGATGGAATGCGTGACTTGGTGCACTCACAAATATGTGATGCACGGTTTTTTGTGGTATTTGCACGAAGACCATCACCAGCCCAAATACGCCCATGTTTTCGAGCGCAATGATTTGTTTTTCGTGATTTTTGCCATCCCAAGTATTTTGTTGTTTTATTTTGGGGCAGAAGCCGGTTTTGATTACCGATTCTTCATCGGATTGGGAATTTTTGCTTATGGATTGAGCTATTTTATCGTGCACGACATCATCATTCACCAGCGATTGAAGTTGTTCAAAAACACCAAAAACAAATATTTGATTGCGCTTCGCAAAGGTCACAAAGTGCATCACAAACATTTGGGAAAAGAACACGGCGAATGTTTCGGGATGTTGTTTGTCCCGTTCAAATATTTTAAGATTTAA
- a CDS encoding phytoene/squalene synthase family protein — MKNLFDEVSFKCSVLVTKSYSTSFSLAVKMLAPSIREDIYSIYGFVRFADEIVDSFHGFDKETLINDFEKEYYKAQEMGISLNPILNAFQYTVNKNNITDDLIQSFLKSMKMDLIKSDYHSKQEYDEYIYGSADVVGLMCLKVFVKGDNQKYEELKEEAMRLGSAFQKVNFLRDLKDDNLVLNRNYFPGVDLKSFDEKAKAMIIKEIEEDFRVALQGIKKLPLEAKFGVYTAYVYYKKLLRKLENTPCHKIGSERIRVSNYAKGLLFANSFVSYKLKLV; from the coding sequence ATGAAGAATTTATTTGATGAAGTATCGTTTAAATGTAGCGTGTTGGTAACCAAAAGTTACAGTACATCATTTTCCTTGGCTGTTAAAATGTTGGCGCCAAGTATTCGGGAGGACATTTACAGCATTTACGGTTTTGTGCGTTTTGCCGACGAGATTGTCGATTCGTTTCACGGTTTCGACAAAGAAACCCTGATCAACGATTTTGAAAAGGAATATTACAAAGCCCAAGAAATGGGGATTAGTTTGAACCCAATCCTGAATGCTTTTCAGTACACGGTAAATAAAAACAACATTACCGACGACTTGATCCAGTCATTTTTGAAGAGCATGAAGATGGATTTGATAAAATCGGATTATCACAGCAAGCAAGAATATGATGAATATATTTATGGCTCTGCGGACGTAGTGGGTTTGATGTGTTTGAAAGTTTTTGTGAAAGGAGACAATCAAAAATACGAAGAACTCAAAGAAGAAGCGATGCGATTGGGTTCTGCCTTCCAGAAAGTGAATTTCTTGCGCGATTTGAAAGACGATAACCTGGTTTTGAACCGCAATTATTTTCCGGGAGTCGATTTGAAGTCATTCGACGAAAAGGCTAAAGCTATGATTATCAAAGAAATTGAAGAGGACTTTCGAGTGGCATTGCAAGGCATAAAAAAATTGCCTTTGGAAGCCAAATTTGGGGTTTACACCGCTTATGTATATTATAAAAAATTGTTACGAAAACTGGAAAACACGCCTTGCCACAAAATTGGAAGTGAAAGAATTCGAGTTTCCAATTACGCCAAAGGACTTTTGTTTGCCAATTCTTTCGTATCTTACAAATTGAAATTGGTTTAA
- a CDS encoding phytoene desaturase family protein has translation MKKAITIIGSGFSALAASCYLAKDGFEVTILEKNNTVGGRARQLSKDGFTFDIGPTWYWMPDVFEKFFADFGKKPSDYYHLDKLNPAYEVYFDKVDSIKIPDNLPGILDIFEKEEKGSAKHLNEFLHNAKHNYDVAIKDLVYRPGISITELITPVTIRKVNQFFSSIRTTVRKKIRNHRLQQIMEFPVLFLGAKPSNTPSFYSFMNYADFGLGTWHPKGGMYEVVKAMVTLAVELGVKIETNQNVEKINVENGVVKSVVSNGITIESDVVLSGADYHHTETLLDEKYRAYSEKYWESKIFAPSSLLFYVGFDKKIDNVSHHTLFFDTDFDVHAKDIYDNPKWPEKPLFYASFPSKTDETVAPEGTEAGIFLIPIAPGIEDTPTIREKYFRSIIERFEQLTNQAISKNIIFKESFCVNDFVNDYNSYKGNAYGLANILTQTAFLRPKIISKKVKNLFFTGQLTVPGPGVPPSIISGKIVSDLIKKQFTNI, from the coding sequence ATGAAAAAAGCAATTACAATAATAGGTTCTGGTTTTTCCGCTTTGGCAGCTTCTTGCTACTTGGCGAAGGATGGTTTTGAGGTAACCATTTTAGAAAAAAACAACACGGTTGGAGGCAGGGCAAGACAACTTTCCAAAGACGGTTTTACTTTCGATATTGGTCCCACTTGGTATTGGATGCCGGATGTGTTCGAGAAGTTTTTTGCTGATTTTGGCAAAAAACCTTCTGATTATTATCATTTAGACAAGCTAAATCCGGCTTATGAAGTCTATTTTGATAAAGTGGATTCCATTAAAATTCCTGACAATTTACCCGGCATCCTTGACATTTTTGAAAAGGAAGAAAAGGGAAGTGCCAAACACTTGAATGAATTTTTGCATAATGCCAAACACAATTACGATGTGGCCATCAAGGATTTGGTCTATCGTCCAGGAATTTCCATAACCGAATTGATTACACCTGTTACCATCCGAAAAGTAAACCAGTTTTTCAGCAGCATTAGAACCACGGTTCGCAAGAAAATCAGGAATCATAGGTTGCAGCAAATAATGGAATTTCCTGTTTTGTTTTTGGGAGCAAAACCGTCAAATACGCCTTCATTTTATAGTTTTATGAATTATGCCGATTTCGGTTTGGGCACTTGGCATCCAAAAGGCGGAATGTATGAGGTGGTCAAGGCTATGGTAACTTTGGCAGTGGAATTGGGAGTAAAAATCGAAACCAACCAAAACGTCGAAAAAATCAATGTCGAAAATGGGGTTGTAAAAAGCGTGGTTTCCAACGGAATAACAATCGAATCCGATGTCGTTTTGAGCGGTGCCGATTACCATCACACGGAAACTTTGTTGGATGAAAAATACCGAGCTTATTCTGAAAAGTATTGGGAAAGCAAAATTTTTGCGCCGTCTTCCTTGTTGTTTTATGTGGGTTTTGACAAGAAAATAGACAATGTTTCGCATCACACCTTGTTTTTTGACACCGATTTTGACGTGCACGCCAAAGACATTTATGACAATCCTAAATGGCCTGAAAAACCGCTTTTTTATGCCAGTTTTCCAAGCAAGACCGATGAAACTGTTGCTCCCGAAGGGACTGAAGCAGGGATATTTTTGATTCCCATTGCACCTGGAATTGAGGATACGCCAACAATTAGGGAAAAATATTTTCGAAGTATAATCGAAAGATTTGAGCAATTAACGAATCAGGCTATTTCAAAAAATATTATCTTTAAGGAAAGTTTTTGCGTAAATGACTTTGTCAATGATTATAATTCCTATAAAGGCAATGCTTATGGGTTGGCTAATATCCTGACCCAAACCGCATTTTTGAGACCTAAAATCATTAGTAAAAAAGTCAAGAATTTATTTTTTACCGGACAATTAACCGTTCCTGGACCAGGAGTTCCCCCGTCTATAATTTCAGGAAAAATAGTGTCGGATTTGATAAAGAAACAATTTACAAATATTTAA
- a CDS encoding MerR family transcriptional regulator — protein MNNVKSVFSIKDLENLSGIKAHTIRIWEKRYNILEPMRSTTNIRNYDLPNLQKLLNIVLLHNYGYKISRIAEHSTEKIELLVREIISEKSSKSHAINAFKMAMINFDQALFFNTYNNLLSEKSFREIFYDVVIPLMNEIGLLWQSGTITPAQEHFISYLIKQKLLINTEKIQILEPTRTDKVFVLYLPENEIHELGLMYLNYEILLNGYKSIYLGESVPIDSLKDMKKYFDNIIYISYLTVEPTRDNIDDYLKEIASEIMDVNSRVWLLGRMTQFIDVNQLPKAVSVFNSISDLVSEL, from the coding sequence ATAAACAATGTTAAGTCTGTCTTTAGTATAAAAGACCTTGAAAACCTTTCAGGAATTAAGGCGCATACTATCCGGATTTGGGAAAAAAGATATAATATTCTGGAACCCATGCGCTCCACGACCAATATTAGGAATTATGACTTGCCCAATTTGCAAAAGTTGCTCAATATTGTCCTTTTGCATAATTATGGGTATAAAATTTCCAGAATTGCTGAGCATTCCACGGAGAAAATAGAACTTCTCGTTAGGGAAATAATTTCGGAAAAAAGCTCCAAAAGCCACGCTATCAACGCTTTTAAAATGGCGATGATTAATTTTGACCAAGCGTTGTTTTTTAATACCTATAATAATCTTCTTTCGGAAAAATCGTTTCGGGAAATTTTTTATGATGTGGTAATTCCGTTGATGAATGAAATCGGATTGTTGTGGCAATCAGGGACAATAACCCCGGCTCAAGAGCATTTTATTTCTTATTTGATAAAGCAAAAATTACTTATAAACACCGAGAAAATCCAGATTTTGGAACCTACGAGAACCGATAAAGTTTTTGTTTTGTATCTTCCGGAAAACGAAATTCACGAACTGGGTTTGATGTATCTGAATTACGAAATTTTGCTAAATGGTTATAAATCAATATATCTTGGTGAGAGTGTTCCCATTGATAGTTTAAAAGACATGAAAAAATATTTTGACAATATTATTTACATTTCCTATCTGACAGTAGAACCCACAAGGGATAACATTGATGATTATTTAAAAGAAATTGCTTCTGAAATAATGGATGTCAATTCACGGGTTTGGTTACTGGGCAGAATGACTCAATTTATTGATGTTAACCAACTTCCTAAAGCTGTATCCGTCTTTAATTCCATTTCCGATTTGGTCAGCGAATTGTAA
- a CDS encoding DUF389 domain-containing protein, which produces MIEKITRFANLQYGEEDKNKVLENVISNISFRGSNLWILACAIIIASVGLNVNSTAVIIGAMLISPLMGPILGAGFSLGIFDFELFKKSLKNLAIATAVSLFTSTLYFYLSPFKETQSELLARTSPNIYDVLIAFFGGLVGVIAITRVEKGNPIPGVAIATALMPPLCTAGYGLAIGNYKYFFGALFLYTINCVFICIATFLIVKYLKYPHKKQVDIAQEKKIRHLITAIILVMILPSVYFAYELRKQKIYEQRVEKFVTNEFKNKGYTVLFNKLTVNTNPKKLDLGFLNDKFTPLEIKALNQKLTEYNISNTQLHIRQDTTDLKKLIQNEINFGKSGLTQKDLKIAALEQKNKANQYDNKSLLSETKILFPEIESISLKNHSFIIKKDSTATVPILIYQSKEELPKASVEKLHSWLKQRLSSDKIEIYKRNNP; this is translated from the coding sequence ATGATAGAAAAAATAACCCGATTTGCAAACCTTCAATACGGTGAAGAAGACAAAAATAAAGTTCTGGAAAACGTCATTTCAAACATTTCGTTTAGAGGTTCCAATTTATGGATTTTGGCTTGCGCCATCATTATTGCATCGGTGGGCCTGAACGTAAATTCGACAGCAGTAATCATTGGAGCCATGCTTATTTCTCCGCTAATGGGACCTATTTTGGGTGCAGGATTTAGTTTGGGAATATTTGATTTTGAACTCTTTAAAAAATCGTTAAAAAACCTCGCCATTGCCACTGCCGTTAGTTTGTTCACTTCAACGCTGTATTTTTATTTAAGTCCATTTAAAGAAACCCAATCCGAATTATTGGCTCGAACTTCCCCAAACATTTATGATGTCTTGATTGCCTTTTTTGGCGGATTGGTGGGCGTAATCGCCATAACCAGAGTCGAAAAAGGAAACCCAATACCAGGAGTCGCCATCGCCACGGCCTTGATGCCGCCTTTGTGCACGGCAGGTTACGGACTAGCCATCGGTAATTATAAATATTTTTTTGGAGCACTTTTTCTGTACACCATCAACTGCGTTTTCATTTGCATTGCCACTTTTCTTATCGTCAAATATTTGAAATATCCACACAAAAAACAGGTTGACATTGCTCAAGAAAAGAAAATCAGACACCTCATTACGGCCATTATTTTGGTAATGATTCTGCCCAGCGTTTATTTTGCCTACGAACTTCGGAAACAAAAAATATACGAACAAAGAGTTGAAAAATTTGTGACCAATGAATTCAAGAACAAGGGATACACCGTTCTTTTCAATAAGCTGACCGTAAACACCAATCCCAAAAAATTAGATTTGGGATTTTTGAACGACAAATTCACCCCACTGGAAATTAAAGCCCTCAACCAAAAATTAACAGAATACAACATTTCCAATACCCAACTGCACATCCGCCAAGACACCACCGATTTGAAAAAATTAATCCAGAACGAAATCAATTTTGGCAAATCGGGATTGACCCAAAAAGACCTTAAAATTGCCGCCTTGGAACAGAAAAACAAAGCCAACCAATACGACAACAAATCATTGTTGTCCGAAACGAAAATACTGTTCCCGGAAATAGAAAGCATATCCCTGAAAAACCACTCCTTCATCATCAAAAAAGACAGTACTGCCACCGTTCCCATCCTGATATACCAAAGCAAGGAGGAACTCCCGAAAGCATCCGTTGAAAAATTGCATTCATGGCTAAAACAAAGACTTTCTAGCGATAAAATCGAAATCTACAAACGAAATAACCCCTAA
- a CDS encoding L-fucose isomerase translates to MNFKNLIGQLPKIGIRPVIDGRLDGVRESLEESTMNMARIAADFLEKNLRHADGSKVECVISDSCIGGVAEAAASADKFSREGVGLSLTVTPCWCYGSETIDMDPLIPKAIWGFNGTERPGAVYLAAALAGHNQKGIPAFGIYGRDVQDSDDTSIPEDVQKKLLLFGKAGLAVATMKGKSYLSMGAVSMGIAGSIIDPNFFESYLGMRCENIDMTEFSRRIEHEIYDKEEYEKAFAWTKANCKEGKDYNPENRQKSRAELDKDWEFVVKMALIGRDLMIGNPKLKALGYGEEALGRNAISGGFQGQRQWTDHLPNGDFMEAILTSSFDWNGIRQPFMLATENDSLNGVSMLFGHLLTGAAQIFSDVRTYWSPEAVKRVTGYELKGDAANGFIHLINSGASALDGTGEQSIDGKPAMKPWWDITENEAEKCLEKTTWGPGMLEYFRGGGYSSTFKTKGEMPVTMCRINIVKGIGPVLQIAEGKTIELPEDVHNTINERTNPTWPTTWFVPNLTGKGPFKDVYSVMSNWGANHGAFTYGHIGADLITLASMLRIPVNMHNVPEDQIFRPSAWASFGMDPESSDYRACSTYKALYE, encoded by the coding sequence ATGAACTTTAAAAACTTGATTGGACAGTTACCAAAAATAGGAATTAGACCCGTAATCGACGGAAGATTGGACGGCGTAAGAGAATCGCTTGAAGAATCAACCATGAACATGGCGAGAATTGCCGCCGATTTTCTGGAAAAAAACCTGAGACATGCCGACGGCAGCAAAGTGGAATGCGTCATCTCGGATTCCTGCATAGGCGGTGTTGCCGAAGCCGCTGCTTCTGCCGACAAATTTTCAAGAGAAGGCGTTGGTTTGAGCCTGACCGTTACCCCTTGTTGGTGTTATGGCAGCGAAACCATCGATATGGACCCCTTGATCCCGAAAGCCATTTGGGGCTTCAACGGAACCGAGCGTCCGGGAGCCGTTTATTTGGCCGCAGCCTTGGCAGGACACAACCAAAAAGGAATTCCTGCTTTTGGAATCTACGGTCGTGATGTTCAGGATAGCGATGACACCAGCATCCCTGAAGATGTGCAGAAAAAATTATTGCTTTTCGGAAAAGCCGGTTTGGCCGTGGCCACAATGAAAGGCAAGTCGTATCTATCCATGGGAGCCGTTTCCATGGGAATTGCCGGTTCCATCATTGACCCGAATTTCTTCGAAAGTTACTTGGGAATGCGTTGCGAAAACATCGACATGACCGAATTTTCGAGAAGAATCGAACACGAAATCTACGACAAGGAAGAATACGAAAAAGCCTTTGCCTGGACCAAAGCCAACTGCAAAGAAGGAAAAGATTACAATCCCGAGAACCGTCAAAAATCCAGAGCCGAATTGGACAAAGATTGGGAATTTGTCGTAAAAATGGCCTTGATTGGTCGCGACTTGATGATTGGAAATCCAAAACTGAAAGCCTTGGGTTACGGCGAAGAAGCCTTGGGAAGAAATGCCATTTCCGGTGGTTTCCAAGGACAAAGACAATGGACGGATCATTTGCCGAACGGCGATTTTATGGAAGCTATCCTAACTTCCTCTTTCGATTGGAACGGCATCCGCCAACCGTTTATGTTGGCAACGGAAAACGACAGTCTGAACGGAGTTTCGATGTTGTTCGGACATTTATTGACTGGAGCAGCCCAAATTTTTAGTGACGTAAGAACCTATTGGAGCCCAGAAGCGGTGAAAAGGGTAACGGGTTACGAACTAAAAGGCGATGCTGCCAACGGTTTTATCCACCTCATCAATTCCGGTGCTTCGGCATTGGATGGAACGGGGGAACAAAGCATCGACGGCAAACCGGCAATGAAACCTTGGTGGGACATTACCGAAAACGAAGCCGAAAAATGTCTCGAAAAAACTACTTGGGGACCAGGAATGTTGGAGTATTTCAGAGGTGGAGGTTATTCTTCCACTTTCAAAACCAAAGGCGAAATGCCTGTGACCATGTGCCGAATCAATATCGTCAAAGGCATTGGCCCCGTATTGCAAATCGCCGAAGGAAAAACCATCGAACTTCCCGAAGACGTTCACAACACCATCAACGAAAGAACCAATCCTACTTGGCCAACCACTTGGTTTGTGCCGAACCTCACGGGCAAAGGCCCGTTCAAGGATGTGTATAGCGTGATGTCGAACTGGGGAGCCAATCACGGTGCCTTCACTTACGGACATATTGGTGCCGATTTAATCACTTTGGCCTCGATGCTCCGAATCCCGGTAAACATGCACAACGTTCCCGAAGACCAAATTTTCAGGCCAAGTGCTTGGGCGTCTTTCGGCATGGATCCAGAATCTTCCGATTACAGAGCTTGCAGTACTTACAAGGCGTTGTATGAATAA
- a CDS encoding toxin, with product MNYSFELTEDFRKEFKTLLKKYPSLKNDFQNIIDSIEKELVLADDLGEGFKKIRINIKSKGKGSSGGGRIITYETIIAVNNKLVLFALIYNKGDYDTVDLSLLKKNLGL from the coding sequence ATGAATTATAGTTTTGAACTTACCGAAGATTTTAGAAAGGAATTCAAAACTTTACTCAAAAAGTATCCATCCCTAAAAAACGATTTTCAAAACATAATTGATAGTATTGAAAAAGAACTAGTCTTAGCCGATGATTTAGGCGAAGGATTCAAGAAAATCAGAATCAATATAAAATCCAAAGGCAAAGGTTCTAGCGGTGGCGGAAGAATTATTACCTACGAAACCATTATAGCAGTTAACAATAAATTGGTTCTTTTTGCCCTAATTTACAACAAAGGCGACTACGACACCGTTGATTTATCTCTTCTAAAGAAAAATTTAGGACTTTAA
- a CDS encoding DMT family transporter, translating into MNWILLIIAGLFEVAFASCLEKAKETSGNEMYWWYAGFWVSLIISMVLLVKATQTLPIGTAYAVWTGIGAVGTVLMGIFVFKEPATFWRIFFITTLIGSIIGLKSVLH; encoded by the coding sequence ATGAATTGGATACTATTAATTATTGCCGGATTATTTGAAGTGGCCTTTGCCTCTTGTTTGGAAAAAGCCAAAGAAACCAGCGGAAACGAGATGTACTGGTGGTATGCCGGTTTTTGGGTTTCATTGATTATCAGCATGGTTTTGCTGGTCAAGGCCACCCAGACTTTGCCCATAGGAACGGCTTATGCCGTTTGGACAGGAATTGGAGCCGTCGGAACCGTATTGATGGGGATTTTTGTATTCAAGGAACCAGCCACCTTCTGGCGAATTTTCTTTATTACCACGCTAATCGGCTCCATTATAGGACTAAAATCGGTGTTGCATTAA
- a CDS encoding T9SS type A sorting domain-containing protein, whose product MKYLLLLFSVSFYGQVLHHQMFSSQGTTKKTADGYTISQTIGQQSVIGNSNKDPAVIQGFQQSEWSGYIAANPKTEITVLTYPNPFSDLINFEFLDPIDEEISIYIFDVTGRLIHKQKETLNNSVLTIQLSKLPKSEYLVQLRSISMTYYTKIIKK is encoded by the coding sequence ATGAAGTATTTACTCCTCCTTTTCTCTGTTTCCTTCTATGGGCAAGTTTTGCATCATCAGATGTTTTCTTCCCAAGGAACAACTAAAAAAACGGCTGACGGTTATACTATAAGCCAGACTATTGGTCAGCAAAGTGTCATTGGTAATTCAAATAAAGATCCTGCTGTTATTCAAGGTTTTCAGCAAAGTGAATGGAGTGGCTATATTGCCGCCAATCCGAAAACTGAAATAACAGTTTTGACTTATCCGAATCCTTTTAGTGACTTAATTAACTTTGAATTTTTGGATCCCATCGACGAAGAAATATCAATTTATATTTTTGATGTTACAGGTCGCTTGATTCATAAACAGAAAGAAACGCTTAACAATTCGGTTTTGACAATTCAGTTGTCTAAGTTACCCAAATCTGAATATTTAGTTCAACTTCGTTCAATTTCAATGACTTACTACACCAAAATTATTAAAAAATGA